The genomic stretch CATGAATGCGGAATTTCGGACTTTAGGGCGCGGGTACGGTAGATTTAACTAAGTCGACGATGCGGGGAGCGTACCAGCGCCTCCGCTATTTCTTCGTTGTACCCATCATAGACGTACCTCCCTGTAAAGGTCATACAGATTGTCCGAACACACTGCAGCCGCGACTTCTGACGCAGATAAGCCCGGCGTAAATTCTGATATCCGGCATCGTAACGCTGCTTTACTTTCTATCGCGCATGAACTTCCTCCCCGTGTAGTTACAAGCTCATATTTTGACGAACAATTGTCCAACACCTATAAGCGTCTGAAGATGCCTAAGGGGTTACTGGAGCGTCTGGCGGGTATTAGCGAACGTCGTGGCTGGGCTGAGGGCCAAACTTTTGAAGATGGTGCCGTTGCTGCAGCAGAGAAAGCGCTTCAAGCTGCGAAGGTTGACCGGGACCAAGTGGGGCTGCTTATTAATGCTTCTGTAACCCGCGATAATTTTGAACCCGCAGTATCTGTGGGTATTCATGACCGCCTTAATCTGCCTCGTCACGCCCTAAACTTCGATATTACGAATGCCTGCCTAGGGTTTGTAAACGCTATGACTGTGGCGTCTACGATGATCGATTCCGGTGCCATTGACTATGCTCTCGTTGTTGCCGGTGAAGATCCTTCCCCGTGGCATCGTACCGCCCTGCGGATTTTGAGCCAGCCTCATACATCTCGTGAGGATGTGCTCGCCCAGTTTGCTACCCTCACCCTCGGCTCGGGCGCGGCGGCGGCGGTACTCGGTAAGGCAGATGCGCATCCCGAAGGGCACCGCATCATCGGTTCGGTATCGCGTGCAGGAACTGAGCATCGTAATCTGTGCATTGGCGGTGAAGCTGATCAGGGCATGAATACTGATGCCGCTGGTCTTCTTGAGCATGGTCTGCAGCTGGTAGCTCAGGCTTGGGAACAAGCTCATGAGGACGGCTGGGAGTGGACCGATATGGATTCCTATGTGACTCACCAGATTTCTAATGCCCACACCAACGCTATTATCGAAGCCGTAGGAATTAAACGCGACCGTATTCCGCTGACTTTCCCCGTTTGGGGTAACGTAGCGGCAGCGGCACTGCCTATGACTCTTGCGGAATGCGCCCCCACCTATAAAAAAGGTGACCGTATTCTATGCATGGGTGTGGGTTCCGGTTTGAATACTGCGCTCATGGAAATCGACTGGTAATGTGAATTAGTATCGTCTCATCGCGTGGGAGCCTCGGCAGGTGCGGGGCTCCTCACTGTATCGGTACATAGCCCCACACCAAGGTACTCTGAATATCACCGGCGACGAGCCGTCGCAACAGCAAGGACAGTATATGCGCCACCTTAACTTCCCGAAGACCCAACCACCATATAACCCACACGAGTGGACGGGCGTTGATCCTCGCTACTCGCACATGCTTGAGGTACCTACCACCGCCCCGATTGAGGTGCGGGCCGCCCAGGCGCAGGCACGACGGTGGCATTACCTCGACAATACGCCAGCGCTTCAGGAACATGGGCTTGACCCTATCGGCACGATCCTGTGCGTACACGGCAACCCCACCTGGTCGTATCTGTGGCGTACCGTACTCGATGCCGGCGTGAACAGTACAGCGCCGTGGCGTGTTATCGCTGTCGACCAGCTCGATATGGGGTACTCCGAACGCACTCACCTCGATCTGGAGGACGAACGGCGCTCGCTTGAAGACCGCATAGCAGACTTGAGCGATTTTACCCGCGAACTCGGGCTGGATAAAACCGATAAACCGGTGGTGACCCTCGCCCATGACTGGGGCGGTTTAATCTCGCTGGGCTGGGCGATTGAACACCAAAATATTCTTTCGGGCGTCATGCTCACGAACACAGCCGTACATCACGATGGTGTTGAGCGCATCCCGGCGGCGCTGCGCCTAGCTTTGGGGGTTCACGAGCTGGGTACACGAGACTCTACAGCTTTTCTAGACGTTACTCTGGGGCTGGCACAGAACCAGGGCCGGGCGCCCTCCGAAGGTGAGCCAGGCTCTTCGGAACGGGCTCTAGCCGGGCCACAGGAATCCCAACCGCGTGCGCTTTACCCCAGCAAACTTCACGAGGGAATTCGCCGCACCTACCGGGCGCCTTATGTGCATCCGGCGTGGCGCGAAGGTATCCGCAATTTTGTGGGCGATATTCCCACGGGAACCGATATACCCTCATACGCTCATATGGTGCGCATTGCGGAAGGTGTTCGGGATTTGAAGGTTCCCGCGTTCTTCCAGTGGGGTACTAAAGACCCGGTTTTTCAGCGGCGCTACCTCTTCGATCTGATGGATCGTTTTCCCCAGGCCAAGGTGCACCGCTACGAAAAGGCATCGCACCTAGTTGCCGAAGATGAAGATATCGCCGCCCCTATCTTTGCTTGGCTGGGGCAGAACTTCGGCGCACTCGTTGAGGGTTATCTAGAGAAGCCGGTCAACGCAGAGGCACAGCATCGTGAGGCGCGGCGAGCTTTGGACGAACGTATTCGGAATCTGAAAACTTCCGAAGAAGAAGCACACGAAGAATTCCGCCCGATGATAGCGGCGTTGAACGAACGCGCGCAGGACACCTCACTCGCAATTGTAGATATGGACTCCGCAGGCGATGGCACCCAGGTTGCAGCACAGCTTACGTGGCAGCAGCTCGCAACGCATGTGGATGCGGCGGTGGCGCGCCTGCACGCCCTAGGGGTACGTCCCGGTGACCGTGTGAATCTGATGGTGCCACCTGGGTCACGCCTGACAACGCTTATTTATGCGTGCCTTAAACTGGGCGCAGTCATTGTGGTGGCGGATACCGGTTTGGGGCTTACCGGCCTCACACGCGCGCTCAAGGGAGCCAACCCGCAATTTATTGTGGGCATTCCCGCCGCTCTCGCCGCCGCACGATCCCTGTTGTGGCCCGGGCACCGCATTTCCGTAGAACCGCTCGGTAAGTTCCAGGATCGGGTGCTTGGTGTAGAAGGTTCTGTCTTTGAGCCCGCTCATAAACGTTCGGCGCGTTCTAAAACATCCGAAAACACACTCAGCGCCCCTATTGCCACTCCTGCGGTTATCGAGTTCCCCGACCCCGATCCGGATGCGGATGCCGCTGTCCTGTACACTTCCGGCTCAACCGGCCCCGCAAAGGGTGTTGTGTACACCCAGCGCCAGCTGGCGGGTATGCGCGATGCCATCGTCAACACCTACGGATTCAAGTCCGGGTCAGGTCTGGTAGCTGGATTCGCACCCTTCGCACTCCTAGGCCCGGCACTGGGCGCTACGAGTGTTACCCCAAAGATGGACGTGACCAAGCCCAAGACGCTCACCGCAACCGCGTTAGCCTCCGCGACCGAGGCGATTGGCGCATCCACCGTCTTCGCCTCCCCTGCGGCACTCGTGAACGTGGTGGCAAGCGCCTCCGAACTCACCGATTCGCAGCGCGCAGCCCTAGCGGAGGTCACCACCGTGCTGTCGGCTGGGGCGCCTATTCCTGTTCCCCTGCTTGACGAACTCTCGAAGCTGGTGCCTCATGCCTCACTGCACACCCCTTATGGCATGACCGAGGGGTTGCCGGTTACCGATGTATCTTTGGATATGATTCGCCAGGCACTAGCTGAGGGAACCCCGAATGCCGAGGGCGATATTCTTGATCCTTTTGCACGAGACGGGGTATGTGTAGGGTACGCGGTATATGGTGCGGCGGTGGCGATCGCTCCTTTGCAGGAGGATGGAACCGTGGCTTCGGAGATGACTCACGAACCGGGTGTGACCGGTGAGATTTTGGTATCGGCTCCCCATGTAAAAGACCGTTACGATACCCTCTGGGTGACCGAAGAACAATCGATTTCAACCCCTGGTTGGCATCACACCGGCGATGTGGGGCATCTGGATGCTGCCGGTCGTCTCTGGGTTGAGGGGCGCTTAGCGCATGTCCTTTTGACTGCCCAAGGTGTACTGACCCCGGTTGCCGCTGAGCAGTCCGCTGAGACCTTGGATGCAGTTCGCCGTGCCGCACTGGTCTCGGTCGGTCCTGCAGGCACAGCCGCACCCGTGCTCGTCATTGAGACCGCCAACCGTAAACTCAAGCAGGGTCAGGCACCATTCGATCTGAGTCGACAGATCCGCGAGCGCGTTCAGGAGGATACTGGTATCGAGCTGGCGTCTGTGTTGGTTATTAAGGAGCATCCGACCGATATTCGCCATAACTCGAAGATTGATAGGCCTGCCCTTGGCGAGTGGGCTTCAAAGGTACTTGCGGGTGCTTAGTTCTTAAGATAGCGGTGAGAGGATACGCAGGAAATCCGCCTGACATTGTTCTCCCGTTGTGTTTTCGCATATAGATTCTTGAAGATCAGGAGAAACCTGAATTTTGGAGGCTTTTATGGCTACCCCGGCTCCTTTAGCGGCTCGGTATACCGACCCTGCGCCGCGGTCTTTGCGTCCCGTCGATGAATCGTATTTTGCTGCCCGTAGCGGCGAACGTGTGCTTATTACCGGCGCAAGCGGCATGCTTGGTCGTGAAACCGCCATCGCGCTATTGCGTGCCGGGTATGATGTGCGCGTATTCCAGCGCAGTGATGCGGGTATTGCAGCGCTGCTGCCAGATACGATACGCCCTCGTTTCGAGCAGATTCGCGGTTCTCTTAATAATGCTGAGGTTATTGAGCAGGCTCTTGTGGGAGTGGACGGTATTGTGCATGCCGCTGCGAAAGTATCTGTTTCGGGCGATTGGGAGGATTACGAGCGTACCAATATTGTGGGCACGCAGGCTCTTCTGGATGCCGCTATAGAGCGTTCGATTTCTAAGTTTTTGTATGTATCTTCTCCTTCGGTTGCTCATGCCGGAACGGCTCTCATCGGCGAGGGGAACGGGGCGGCGTCCCCCGAGCATGCTCGTGGAAACTATGCTCGTTCCAAGGCTACGGCAGAGCTTACTGTTTTGGCCGCGAACGGTACAAAACTCGCCTCGGGCTCTACCATGCGCGTGGGGGCGTTACGCCCGCACCTGATTTGGGGACCGGGCGATACTCAGTTGGTGGAGCGCGTCCTAGATAGGGCTCGGTCCGGGCGGCTGCCCCTACTTTCCGGGGGCACAGGTCTGATCGATACACTCTATATCGATAATGCTGCGGATGCGCTGGTACGCGGTTATGAGCGTCTAGAGTCGATAGCTGGGCGCGCGCTGGTGGTCACAAATGGCCAGCCCCGCACGATTGCTGAGTTACTGAGTGGTTTCTGCACGGCGGTTGGGGTCCCCGCGCCGCGTTTTTCGGTTCCCGCGCCAGCGGCGGCTTTTGCGGGGCGTTTAATCGAAAAGGTGTGGGGTCGTCTGCCGAAGTCGGTAACAGCCGGGGATGAGCCTCCCATGACCGAGTTTTTGGCGGAGCAGCTTTCAACGGCGCACTGGTTCGATCAGAGGCTCACCCGCGAACTTTTACAGTGGGAGCCCGCCGTTACGATCGACGAGGGGTACCGTCGTCTGGGTCTTTTTTACGGGGATAAATATTCGCGTTCCTCTTCAGCAGTGTAGGAAAAACATTAGCTGATCTTTAGCCCGCGCGGGGTGCGTTGGCAGTGCGGACACCGGTATGAGGAACGGTTCATAAATGGTTCACGCACAATAATGCTGGTGCGCCCGGCCTCTAAGCACCGTCGACAGGGTTCTCCGGCGCGACCGTAAGCGTTCAAGGACCTGTCAAAATAACCGGATTGTCCGTTGACGTTCACATAGAGCGCATCGAAACTGGTCCCGCCCGCATGGAGCGCTTCGGTCAGTACCTGGTGTACGGCGGCGAATAGCTCCCGGGTTTGGGCGGCGCTGAGAGATTTTGCAGGTTTTGCGTAGTGTATTCTGGCACGCCAGAGCGCCTCATCCGCATAAATATTCCCGATCCCAGAAACCACGGACTGGTCCAGAAGCAGGCGTTTAATGCCGCTGGAAGTGCGTAGCATGATGCGGCGAATCTTTGCCACATCAAAGGATGGATCTACCGGGTCACGCCCAATATGCTCAACAGCTTCAGGAACCAAGAACTCTTCCGATATTTCTTCCGCACCAGCGGACGAAGTACCCGCAGGAATGTCGGGAACTAGATTCGAAAGGAACATTCCACCAAAGATACGCTGGTCGACAAACCGTAATTCAGTGGCTTTATTGGTACTCTCACCATCGGCGGGTTCGAGTTCAAGTACGATTTTGAGGTGCTTCTCAGCGGGGAATTCTGGAGTCTTCACGAGTAGCTGCCCGCTCATCCCCAGATGAATAACAAGCGCATACGGCAGTAACGTGTCATCGCTGTCGCCACGCTTCGGGAAAGGTTCGTCTTCGGGTGCAGAGAGTGTCAGCCACATATACTTGCCGCGCCTATATGCCCCGCGAATACGGGTTCTTTCTAAACACGTCGTAAAATCCGCAGAACCCCCGATATGGCGGCGAATAGAACGTTCATCGAGAATGCGTACCCGCTCGATTACACAACCGACAGCATGATGATGCACACCCTCACGCACAGTCTCAACCTCGGGTAGCTCCGGCATCTCTCCCCTTCACAGCGTCATGAACTCGCCACTCGGCGCATGAGCTAGTTTCTCCCACCGGGCGGCGCAAACTTATTTTTAGACTAGTATGCGATACGCAGCTTCTGCTGCGAGACGCTCTGCTTCCTTCTTGCTAGGTCCGCTTCCGGTACCCGCGGTCTGCTTTGCCACGATAGCGCGGGCAGTATACACGCGAGCATGGTCGGGGCCTTCTGCTTCGATCTCGTAGGTTACATCTCCCCAAGACCGCGAGGTTACCAGCGTCTGCAGATCGGTTTTCCAGTCGCGTCCGGAATTGAGAATTTGCTCGTCTTCTAGCATGGGCGCAATCAACCGCAGGACGAGCTCACGGGCGGCTTCCCGTCCCAAGCTGATGTACGTGGCTCCAAAGATAGCTTCCATAGTGTCGGCAAGAATCGAATCTTTATCGGCACCTCCCGTAAGCCTTTCCCCCTTACCTAGACGGATATGCTTACCCAGCTCTAGTTTACGGGCGGCTATTGCCAAAGCGGGAGCCGAAACCACCACATGGTGCAGTTTCACGAGCTCACCTTCGGGAAGTTCGGGGTGGCGGCGGTACACCTCCTCAGCAATGGCGAGAGAAAGTACAGAATCCCCCAGGAACTCTAGGCGTTCATTATGCTCTACCCCGGGGTTTTCAAAGGCGTAGGAACGGTGCGTGAGAGACAGCAAAAACGTCTCGGCGTCAATATCGACACCGAGACGTTCAAGCAACTCCCCAGCTTCGCTAGGAATGTTAGTCATCAGGAATACTCGCGTGATTAAGCGTCGGCGACCTTACGGCCCTTGTATTCCAGGAACAGGGCGTTGCCTGCAGCGTCGGTTACAACCTTTGCCTGGTGAGGCAGGCTGTAAGTCACGCGACCGTTTTCAACAGTCTTAACCAGCGGCGGCACAGATGCCTTCCACTGGGAACGACGCGCGCGGGTGTTAGCGCGGGACATCTTGCGCTTGGGAACAGCCACAGCTATCTCTCATTCTCTCGTAACAACAATTTAGTTTTCGGTATCCTCGCTCAGCAAGCCCTGTAAGGCTGACCAGCGCGGATCCAACACCTCGTGATGATGCCCGGGGTCTTCCTCCAGGCGCGCTCCGCATTCAGAGCACAGTCCCTGGCAGGTTTCCCGGCAGACGGGCTGGAACGGCAGTTGAAGGATTACTGCATCCCGCAGAGCCGGCTCAAGGTCAATAGATTCACCTTCAACGGCATACTGCTCATCGTCTTCGTCTTCGGAGCCGCCAGAGGGGGCCTTCTCGAAAACAAAAAGCTCTTGTATGTTGGTCGACATTTCGTAATCAATCGGATCCAAACATAGGCTACACTCGCCGTGTACATCCACTACGGTTGTGCCGCTTACCAGGATACCATCTACTACCGACTCCAGCCGAATGTCCAGGTCCATGTCGGTGCCTTCTTGTACACCA from Rothia dentocariosa ATCC 17931 encodes the following:
- a CDS encoding 3-oxoacyl-ACP synthase III; protein product: MSEHTAAATSDADKPGVNSDIRHRNAALLSIAHELPPRVVTSSYFDEQLSNTYKRLKMPKGLLERLAGISERRGWAEGQTFEDGAVAAAEKALQAAKVDRDQVGLLINASVTRDNFEPAVSVGIHDRLNLPRHALNFDITNACLGFVNAMTVASTMIDSGAIDYALVVAGEDPSPWHRTALRILSQPHTSREDVLAQFATLTLGSGAAAAVLGKADAHPEGHRIIGSVSRAGTEHRNLCIGGEADQGMNTDAAGLLEHGLQLVAQAWEQAHEDGWEWTDMDSYVTHQISNAHTNAIIEAVGIKRDRIPLTFPVWGNVAAAALPMTLAECAPTYKKGDRILCMGVGSGLNTALMEIDW
- a CDS encoding alpha/beta fold hydrolase; the encoded protein is MRHLNFPKTQPPYNPHEWTGVDPRYSHMLEVPTTAPIEVRAAQAQARRWHYLDNTPALQEHGLDPIGTILCVHGNPTWSYLWRTVLDAGVNSTAPWRVIAVDQLDMGYSERTHLDLEDERRSLEDRIADLSDFTRELGLDKTDKPVVTLAHDWGGLISLGWAIEHQNILSGVMLTNTAVHHDGVERIPAALRLALGVHELGTRDSTAFLDVTLGLAQNQGRAPSEGEPGSSERALAGPQESQPRALYPSKLHEGIRRTYRAPYVHPAWREGIRNFVGDIPTGTDIPSYAHMVRIAEGVRDLKVPAFFQWGTKDPVFQRRYLFDLMDRFPQAKVHRYEKASHLVAEDEDIAAPIFAWLGQNFGALVEGYLEKPVNAEAQHREARRALDERIRNLKTSEEEAHEEFRPMIAALNERAQDTSLAIVDMDSAGDGTQVAAQLTWQQLATHVDAAVARLHALGVRPGDRVNLMVPPGSRLTTLIYACLKLGAVIVVADTGLGLTGLTRALKGANPQFIVGIPAALAAARSLLWPGHRISVEPLGKFQDRVLGVEGSVFEPAHKRSARSKTSENTLSAPIATPAVIEFPDPDPDADAAVLYTSGSTGPAKGVVYTQRQLAGMRDAIVNTYGFKSGSGLVAGFAPFALLGPALGATSVTPKMDVTKPKTLTATALASATEAIGASTVFASPAALVNVVASASELTDSQRAALAEVTTVLSAGAPIPVPLLDELSKLVPHASLHTPYGMTEGLPVTDVSLDMIRQALAEGTPNAEGDILDPFARDGVCVGYAVYGAAVAIAPLQEDGTVASEMTHEPGVTGEILVSAPHVKDRYDTLWVTEEQSISTPGWHHTGDVGHLDAAGRLWVEGRLAHVLLTAQGVLTPVAAEQSAETLDAVRRAALVSVGPAGTAAPVLVIETANRKLKQGQAPFDLSRQIRERVQEDTGIELASVLVIKEHPTDIRHNSKIDRPALGEWASKVLAGA
- a CDS encoding NAD-dependent epimerase/dehydratase family protein; translation: MATPAPLAARYTDPAPRSLRPVDESYFAARSGERVLITGASGMLGRETAIALLRAGYDVRVFQRSDAGIAALLPDTIRPRFEQIRGSLNNAEVIEQALVGVDGIVHAAAKVSVSGDWEDYERTNIVGTQALLDAAIERSISKFLYVSSPSVAHAGTALIGEGNGAASPEHARGNYARSKATAELTVLAANGTKLASGSTMRVGALRPHLIWGPGDTQLVERVLDRARSGRLPLLSGGTGLIDTLYIDNAADALVRGYERLESIAGRALVVTNGQPRTIAELLSGFCTAVGVPAPRFSVPAPAAAFAGRLIEKVWGRLPKSVTAGDEPPMTEFLAEQLSTAHWFDQRLTRELLQWEPAVTIDEGYRRLGLFYGDKYSRSSSAV
- the mutM gene encoding bifunctional DNA-formamidopyrimidine glycosylase/DNA-(apurinic or apyrimidinic site) lyase — encoded protein: MPELPEVETVREGVHHHAVGCVIERVRILDERSIRRHIGGSADFTTCLERTRIRGAYRRGKYMWLTLSAPEDEPFPKRGDSDDTLLPYALVIHLGMSGQLLVKTPEFPAEKHLKIVLELEPADGESTNKATELRFVDQRIFGGMFLSNLVPDIPAGTSSAGAEEISEEFLVPEAVEHIGRDPVDPSFDVAKIRRIMLRTSSGIKRLLLDQSVVSGIGNIYADEALWRARIHYAKPAKSLSAAQTRELFAAVHQVLTEALHAGGTSFDALYVNVNGQSGYFDRSLNAYGRAGEPCRRCLEAGRTSIIVREPFMNRSSYRCPHCQRTPRGLKIS
- the rnc gene encoding ribonuclease III — translated: MTNIPSEAGELLERLGVDIDAETFLLSLTHRSYAFENPGVEHNERLEFLGDSVLSLAIAEEVYRRHPELPEGELVKLHHVVVSAPALAIAARKLELGKHIRLGKGERLTGGADKDSILADTMEAIFGATYISLGREAARELVLRLIAPMLEDEQILNSGRDWKTDLQTLVTSRSWGDVTYEIEAEGPDHARVYTARAIVAKQTAGTGSGPSKKEAERLAAEAAYRILV
- the rpmF gene encoding 50S ribosomal protein L32, whose amino-acid sequence is MAVPKRKMSRANTRARRSQWKASVPPLVKTVENGRVTYSLPHQAKVVTDAAGNALFLEYKGRKVADA
- a CDS encoding YceD family protein, translating into MHRPGSMETLDEVVQAPAEMGNALIGVQEGTDMDLDIRLESVVDGILVSGTTVVDVHGECSLCLDPIDYEMSTNIQELFVFEKAPSGGSEDEDDEQYAVEGESIDLEPALRDAVILQLPFQPVCRETCQGLCSECGARLEEDPGHHHEVLDPRWSALQGLLSEDTEN